Below is a genomic region from Cellulomonas sp. P24.
GGCGCATGATCTCCGACGACCCCTCGAAGATCCGGTTGATCCGCATGTCCCGGAGGAGCTGCTCGACGGGCGCAGCCCTCTCGCCACGTGCCGCGAGCGAGTCGGCCGACTCGTAGCCGCGCCCGCCGCGGATCTGCACCAGGTCGTCCGCCACCGCGTAGCCCATCTCGCTCGCCCACAGCTTCGCGAGCGCCGCCTCGATGCGGACGTCCTTGAGGCCGGCGTCGGCCAGCGCGGCGGACAGCTCGAACACCGACTCGAGCGCGAACACCGTCGCGGCGATGAAGGCGACCTTCTTGCCGACGGCCTCGTGCTGCCCGACGGGCTTGCCCCACTGCACCCGCTCGGCCGACCACTCGCGGGCGATCTTCAGCGCCCACTTGCCGCCGCCCGCGCAGATCGCCGGGATCGAGAGCCGGCCGGTGTTGAGGGTGCTCAACGCGATCTTCAGCCCCTGGCCCTCCGCACCGACCCGGTTCTCGACCGGGACCCGCACCTGGTGGAAGCGCGTGACCCCGTTCTCCATGCCCTTGAGGCCCATGAAGGCGTTGCGGTTCTCGACCGTGACCCCGGAGGTGTCCGCGTCGACGACGAACGCCGTGATGCCGCCCCGGTGGCCGTCGCTCGGCGGCACCTTCGCCATGACGACCAGCAGCTCGGCGATCGGCCCGTTGGTCGTCCACAGCTTCACACCGTCGAGCAGGTAGGCGGCGCCGTCCTCGGTCGGGACGGCCGTCGCGCCGAGCCGGGCGGGGTCCGACCCGACGTCGGGCTCGGTGAGGAGGAACGCGGACACCGCGCCCCTCGCGCAGCGCGGCAGGAACTCCCGCTTCTGCTCCTCGGTGCCGAACATCCGCACCGGCTCCGGGACGCCGATGGACTGGTGTGCCGAGAGCAGCGCACCGAGGCTCGGGTGCACCGTGCTGATGAGCATGAGCGCACGGCCGTAGTACACCAGCGGGAGGCCGAGCCCGCCGTACGCCCGTGGGATCTTGATGCCGAACGCCCCGAGCTCGGCCAGACCCGCGAGGTACTCGTCGGGGATCCGGTCCTCACGCTCGATCCGGCGCCCGTCGAGCGTCGCGCAGAACGTGGCGACGTCCGTGAGGAACGCCTCCCCGCGCGCGGCGTCCATTGGGTCCGGCTCGGGGAACGGGTGGATCAGCGACAGGTCGAGCTCCCCGAGGTACAGCCCCTTCGCGAAGCTCGGTCGGTCCCACCCGGCCTCCCGTGCCGCCTCGGCGACCTCTCGCGCCTCGCGCTCGCTCGGGTCCGACGTGCTGGTTCGCTGCCCTGGCGTCGCGCTCATCTGAACCCCTCCACCGAGGTCGTGCCGGCTTTTTCCCCGGCTTCGACCGACGATACGCGCGGACTCCGCTTCCGGCGCCCGCAGCGGACGGGGCCCCGGCGCAGGCGCGACGGCTCCGCCTCAGACGCCCGGGTCGACCACCTGGTCCCAGAACGCGTCCGGGGTGAACAGCCTCGCGATGCGGGGGTCGACGGGCGTCGTGTCCGTCCCCGCGGTCGCGTCGTACCGCGCGACGGGCGCTCCTGCGGGAGGCGACTGCCACAGGCCCAGCGAGAGCTCCGGCGCCACGGAGACCGGCGGTGCGGCAGCCCCGAGGTGCCGCGCCCACAGGCGTTCGCGCATGCGCTTCACCCCCCCGGGCCGGTGACGTCACCGAAGGCGACGCCGGCCTCGGAGTCGTGCGTCATGCTGCGCCGGTTGACGTTGGCCGAGGACACCAGGGCGACCTCGTCGTCGAACACCCACGTCTTGGCGTGCACGTACTGTTCCGACGCCACGGTCGCGACCTTCGCGGCGTGCGGTGCGAGGTGGGCGAGGAACCGCCGGCGTCGGTCCCAGACCTGGAACAGCTCCTTGCTGACCTCCTCGGAGCGGCTGATCACCATGATCAGCGCGTCGAGGTGCGGCATCGCGGCGGCGAGGTGCCGTGCGATCTCCTCGTCGACGAGGTACTGGTCCTCGAGGTAGATGAACCGCTGGGACCGGTCGATCGCGTGGACGAGGAAGTCCCGGACAGCGGTGCTACCCGTCGGCGCGAACGGGTACGGCGGGCCGCCGAGGCCCGCGTAGGCACGGGGGTCGGCGTAGGTGGTGAGGATCCGGGTGCGATGCGGGGTGCTCGGTGCGCCGATGGCAGCGGATGGGAGCGGCGGGAGGGTGATCCGTCGCGGTCGGCGCGGGTGCGCGTTCCATCGCTCCTGCACGATCCCGTAGAGGTCCGCGGCGCCGGCGCCGGTCAGCTCGGCCTGGACGTCGTGCATGGCCGAGCCCCGACGGACCGGGCGGCCCGGGCGGCGGGTCCGGCCCGGATCGTCGGTCCCGTCCGGGTAGTCCGTCCGGTTCGGGTTGAAGTCGACGCCCCCGCACCAGGCCCGGAGCTCGGTCCCGTTGCGCACGATCCACACCTTCTGGTGGTGGACCCCGGTCTGCACCGGGTTGACGAGCCGCCCGCCGGCGACGGCCAGGTCACGGTGCAGCAGCCACCCGTCGTGGATCGCGGCTCCCCCGGGGAGCGCCGTGACGAACGACGTCGCCGCCCTGTTGTTCGCGAGCCCGACCCGGAGCCCTGGGAGCGGACCGACCCTCACCGCCGGGAACCGCGTGAACAGGGCCCTGACCGGGACGCCACGCGCCGCAGCGTCGATCAGAACGCTGCCGACGGTCGCGGCCTCGGTGAGGTGCGTCGACGGGTGGAAGCTCCAGCCCACCACAACGACCAGAGAGTCGGGCCCCGCACAGTCCGCGACTGCCGCCTCGAACGAGGCGAACGCGTCGCGGGCGCTCGTGTGGACGGTCACGTCGGACCGGGACACCGCCGACGTGCGTCCGGTCAGGGGGACGTCCAGCCACGCGTCGAGCACCGCGAGTCGGGACGCGTCGTCCTCGTGCGGTGCCGTCCCGCCGTCGGGCCCGGGTCCGGTGGCGCGCCCAGGCTCGCTGGTGCGCTCAGGCTCGCTGGTGCGCTCAGGCTCGCTGGTGCGCGACGGGTCGGGCATCGACATGGGGCAACCTCCTCGCGCAGTCTCTCGCGGATGGGCAGGTCGCCGCCTGCGAGCGGCGAGGTGCGTCGTGGCGCGTGCGGCAGGACGCACGTTTCCCCCGCGTCACGGCAGACCGACCGCCACCACGGACCGACCGGACACCTCAGACGTGCGTGTCGGCGAGCGGGTACCGGTGCAACGCGATCGCGGTCCCACCGAGCACCATGAGCACGACCACGGCGAAGACCACGAACGACCCGGCGAGCGGCGCACCTGCCGCACTCGCGAGCCCGATCCCGAGCACCGGCACGACGAGCCCGGTGTAGCCGCCGAGGAACACCCCCGCGATCGCTTCCCCGCGGGACTCGGCCGGTGCGAGCTGCCCCGCAGTGCCGAGGGCGCCCTTGAGCAGCAGGCCGGCCCCTCCTCCGGCGACGAGCCCACCTGCGAGGAACGCGACGGCTGACGTCGCGATGACGCCGCTCCCGAGGACCAGCATCCCGGCCGCCGTGACGGTGAGCCCGAGACCGAGCTGGCGCGGCGCCGGGAGCGAGCCGAGGGCGATCTGGGACCCCGCCGCAGCCGCGAAGACGAGGAACGCGGCCAGGCCGCCGACGAGGGGCGACCGCTGCCCGATCGAGCTGAGGAAGCTCGGCGCGAGCGAGGTGAACAGTCCCATGATCGCGAACAGCCCGAACGCCGCCGCGGTGACCGCGACGTACCGCCCGCGCGCGCGGCGCGGGACCGTGATCCGCTGGGGTCGGTACGGACGGCTCTCCGCGCGGACCGTCTCCGGCACACCGGACACCGCGATCGCGCCGACCACCAGGAGCACGAGGAACACGACGTCGGGCACGACGAGCGGGTGCGGTGCGAGCACGGCGAGGATGCCGGCGACGAGTGGGCCGAGTGCCAGTCCGCCGAGGTTCGCGGCGACGGCGACGACCCCGGGCCGGGTCGTCGCCTCGTCCGGACGCGCGACGGCATGCAGCTCGGCAAGGTGGGCGGTCGCGGTCGCGGTGATCATCCCGACGCCGAGACCCGTGAGCACACGGGCGACGATCAGACCCGGCAGCGACGTCCAGACCAGGAACAGCACGGCTGCGACCGCCTCGACGAGCAGGGCGGGGAGCAGCACCCGGGTACGCCCGACCCAGTCGGAGACGTGGCCGACGAGGAACAGGCTGACGATGACGCCGACGGCGTAGGCGGCGAACGCCACCGTGACCCACAGGGTCGAGAACCCGTCCCGCTGACGATAGAGACCCCACAGCGGTGTCGGGATGGTCGAGAACGCCATCCCGACGACGAATGTCCCGCTGACCACCCAGAAGCCCGCGCCGTGGCTGAGGCGCTCGGTCCGCGGACGCGGCGCTCCCGGCTGCTGCGGTTCGATCGGCTGGTACGACCCGGGTCGCGGGCTCGACCCGGCTCGCGGGCTCGGCTCGGTATTCAGCGGGGACGAGTGTGCAGGCCGGAGGTGGCTGGCCTTGTGGGCGGTCGTGGTGGACATCGCGTGCTCCTCGGACGGCGGTGATGAGGTGCCCTCATGGTGCGTACGAACTATCGATCGTGTCCAACGATTCTTTTCGCTACTTCCCATCTGTATCTGCGATAATGCCGTATGGAACTGCGCCACCTGGAGGTCTTCCTCGCGATCGTCGAGACCGGCACGTTCACTGCTGCCGGCCAGCGGTTGCACCTCGTCCAGTCGGCGGTGAGCGCGACGCTGCACGCGTTGGAGACCGAGCTCGGCGCGCGCCTGTTCGTCCGCACCGCGCGTCGCGCCATCCTGACCGACGCAGGCGTCGCGCTCGTCCCGGAGGCCCGTGCCGCTCTCGCCGCTGCGGCCGCAGCACGGACGGCCGTCGCCGAGGTCCGCGAGGGCGTCCGTGGCCCGCTCGCCGTCGGCACGATGACGACGACGCACCTGGTCGACCTGCCGCGGCTGCTCGGCAGGTTCCAGGAGACCCACCCGCACGTGACGATCAGCCTGCGCACCCTCGCGCACGGTTCGCGCGACCTCGAGGCCGGCGTTCTCTCGGGTGAGCTCGACGTCGCGTTCGTCTCTGTTCCCGGCCCGACGCCGCCGGGGCTGCGGCTCCGCCCGCTCGCACGCTTCCCCATGCGACTCCTCCTCCCCCTCGGCCATCCCGCTGCGGTCGCCGACGCGGTGGCGCTCGCCGACCTCGCCGCCGAGCGGTGGATCGACTCGCCGCCCGGCTTCGGCAACCGCACCGTCGTCGACAGCGCGTTCGCGGAGGACTCGCTCACCCGGACCGTTGCGATCGAGGTCGCGGACGTCCCGACCCTCCCGGCGTACGTCGCGGCCGGTCTCGGCGTCGCCGTCGTCCCGGGTTACGTCCCGATCGACCCCGAGGTGGTCCATGTGCGGCAGGTGCGGGGCCATGACCTGACATGGCCGATGTCC
It encodes:
- a CDS encoding acyl-CoA dehydrogenase family protein — protein: MSATPGQRTSTSDPSEREAREVAEAAREAGWDRPSFAKGLYLGELDLSLIHPFPEPDPMDAARGEAFLTDVATFCATLDGRRIEREDRIPDEYLAGLAELGAFGIKIPRAYGGLGLPLVYYGRALMLISTVHPSLGALLSAHQSIGVPEPVRMFGTEEQKREFLPRCARGAVSAFLLTEPDVGSDPARLGATAVPTEDGAAYLLDGVKLWTTNGPIAELLVVMAKVPPSDGHRGGITAFVVDADTSGVTVENRNAFMGLKGMENGVTRFHQVRVPVENRVGAEGQGLKIALSTLNTGRLSIPAICAGGGKWALKIAREWSAERVQWGKPVGQHEAVGKKVAFIAATVFALESVFELSAALADAGLKDVRIEAALAKLWASEMGYAVADDLVQIRGGRGYESADSLAARGERAAPVEQLLRDMRINRIFEGSSEIMRLLIAREAVDAHLSAAGDLASVDSGVRAKASAAVHATGFYARWLPQLVTGRGSLPGAYSEFGPLAEHLRYVERSSRAVARRTFYAMARWQTRLEQKQALLGRIVDIGAELFAMSAVCTRAESMRRQDPATGASAYGLADAFCRQSRARVDELFRELSHHTDVSDRRLARAVLDGKVRWLEQGVMDPSEGTGPWIAPTPSGPSTRENVRRRYR
- a CDS encoding phospholipase D-like domain-containing protein, coding for MSMPDPSRTSEPERTSEPERTSEPGRATGPGPDGGTAPHEDDASRLAVLDAWLDVPLTGRTSAVSRSDVTVHTSARDAFASFEAAVADCAGPDSLVVVVGWSFHPSTHLTEAATVGSVLIDAAARGVPVRALFTRFPAVRVGPLPGLRVGLANNRAATSFVTALPGGAAIHDGWLLHRDLAVAGGRLVNPVQTGVHHQKVWIVRNGTELRAWCGGVDFNPNRTDYPDGTDDPGRTRRPGRPVRRGSAMHDVQAELTGAGAADLYGIVQERWNAHPRRPRRITLPPLPSAAIGAPSTPHRTRILTTYADPRAYAGLGGPPYPFAPTGSTAVRDFLVHAIDRSQRFIYLEDQYLVDEEIARHLAAAMPHLDALIMVISRSEEVSKELFQVWDRRRRFLAHLAPHAAKVATVASEQYVHAKTWVFDDEVALVSSANVNRRSMTHDSEAGVAFGDVTGPGG
- a CDS encoding MFS transporter, with the protein product MSTTTAHKASHLRPAHSSPLNTEPSPRAGSSPRPGSYQPIEPQQPGAPRPRTERLSHGAGFWVVSGTFVVGMAFSTIPTPLWGLYRQRDGFSTLWVTVAFAAYAVGVIVSLFLVGHVSDWVGRTRVLLPALLVEAVAAVLFLVWTSLPGLIVARVLTGLGVGMITATATAHLAELHAVARPDEATTRPGVVAVAANLGGLALGPLVAGILAVLAPHPLVVPDVVFLVLLVVGAIAVSGVPETVRAESRPYRPQRITVPRRARGRYVAVTAAAFGLFAIMGLFTSLAPSFLSSIGQRSPLVGGLAAFLVFAAAAGSQIALGSLPAPRQLGLGLTVTAAGMLVLGSGVIATSAVAFLAGGLVAGGGAGLLLKGALGTAGQLAPAESRGEAIAGVFLGGYTGLVVPVLGIGLASAAGAPLAGSFVVFAVVVLMVLGGTAIALHRYPLADTHV
- a CDS encoding LysR family transcriptional regulator gives rise to the protein MELRHLEVFLAIVETGTFTAAGQRLHLVQSAVSATLHALETELGARLFVRTARRAILTDAGVALVPEARAALAAAAAARTAVAEVREGVRGPLAVGTMTTTHLVDLPRLLGRFQETHPHVTISLRTLAHGSRDLEAGVLSGELDVAFVSVPGPTPPGLRLRPLARFPMRLLLPLGHPAAVADAVALADLAAERWIDSPPGFGNRTVVDSAFAEDSLTRTVAIEVADVPTLPAYVAAGLGVAVVPGYVPIDPEVVHVRQVRGHDLTWPMSLATATRRPERAVVSAFAAVVAEEVGARIGTA